A stretch of DNA from Lawsonibacter asaccharolyticus:
GGCTTTTTGATGCTGGGTATCAGCGTGCGGAATCTCACGAAGATATTTTTTGTGAGGGAACGCCGATCTATAAGCTACTTTCCTCCGGCGCAGAGCGGATGTATCAATACATCCGCTCTGCAGGCTACGATAATATTATCTGTACTCATGTATTCCCAGCCTTGGCGTTGACAGAAATGCGCCGACAGCACCCATGCTTACAGCTTGTAACGAGCCACATTTCTACAGACTATACCTGCGCTCCCTGCACAGCGGATTCTGCGCTGGACTGGTATTTCATTCCGTCCACTTCGCTGTTAGGTGAGTTTGAGCAATGTGGACTTCAACCTCAAAAGCTGATCGCCAGTGGAATCCCTGTGCGGCAGCAATTCTACCAGCGTGTGTCACAAGAAGCAGGAAAAGCCAACGCCGGAATCTCTCCTGCTCATCAGCATATTTTAATGATGTGCGGTAGCATGGGCTGCGGTCCAATGGAGGAGATTATATCGTATCTCTGCCCTTACCTCACAACAGAACAAGAACTTAGTGTTGTATGCGGCACAAATGATGATTTACGCAAAAAACTCCAAAAAAGAACAGAAAAGTATTCTCAAGTTCACGTTCTGGGAACCGTCAATAATGTGCCGCAGCTCATGCAAGCCTCAGACCTATTCCTGACAAAGCCCGGAGGTCTAAGTACATCTGAGGCAATGGCGGCAGAGTTACCAATGGTGCTTATCGATGCAGTGGCTGGCTGCGAGACACATAATCTGAATTTTTTTCTGCGTAATGGAATGGCCGTCACAGCCAATACGCCAAAAGCAATCGCAGACACCACAATAAAAACGCTAAATGCCCCAGTGCTTCTTTCTAAAATGCGCGCGGCAATGCGGTCGCAGACGGAATGTACGGCAGCCGATAAAATCTATGAATGGATATACAGTCATGCAAAGTAATCATATAAAGCCGGAAGTTAATTACCGTGAGTTCCGCATCCATAAACTTAATACACCTGAATTTTCTCACGTCAGGCTATTGCTTTACTGGCCAATTTTCGGCTTGCTGTTTTTGTTTCTTGAGCGGTTGCAACCGCAACGAAATTACTATCCCGTCTATTGTGGACTCGATGATATAATACCATTTTGTGAATGGGCGTTGATTCCGTATCTATTTTGGTTTGTCTTTCTAATCGGTACGTTGGTTTATACTTTTTTCGTCGATGTACCTGCATTTCGGCGTATGATGTATTTTGTGATAGTCACCTATACGATCACGGTTTTGATTTACCTGTTCTTTCCAACCTGCCAAAATTTGCGGCCAGAAGCATTTGTACGCAATAATCTACTTACACGCTTTATTGAATTATTCTATAGTTTCGATACCAATACAAATGTTTGCCCCTCACTTCATGTAATAGGCTCTGTTGCCGCGATGTTTGGGTTATGGGATTGCAAGGCGCTCCAAAGCGTCGGATGGAAAATCGCTGCTACATCAATCGCCGTGTGTATCAGTCTCTCCACCGTTTTTATGAAACAGCATTCTATCATGGATGTTCTCGCTGCATTGCCAGTCTGTTTCTTTGGTTGGTGGATTGCCTATAAGATACTCCCAATAATAAAACAAACCGATTTCTTACGAGGATGTAATCATGGATAAATCCTACAAAAAGCCGCTTCTACTAATCACGTTTGGGGTGATCTTATTTGCGGCATTCAACAATCTAAACTATGTTGCCAACTTTCTAAAATCGTGTATTGGCTTGCTCGCTCCGATTTTATCAGGCCTTTTGCTGGCCTTTGTTCTGAGTGTACCCGTGCGCGGACTGGCAAAGAGGCTTCGACGAAAGCTGACTAAAGCTACAGATCGGCAAATAGACATGATAAGCCTGTTACTGACGCTGATATGTGTTATTGCGATTATTGCTCTTCTGTGTGTAATTGCGATTCCACAGCTCACTGCATCTGTAAAAAGCATTGCTGCTCTTGTTCAAGAAAAATGGCCTGACTGGGTCGGCTTATTGCAAAGATACGGCATTGACACAGAGAAACTGTCGGCACATTTTGCTGCGCTCGATTGGAAATCTATTCTGCAAAGCATTTCGAGCGAAATGAACACAGTGATTTCCTCAGTTGCCAATGTTGCTGGCTCTACGGTATCTGCGATTGCTGATGTTGCAATTTCACTTGTGATCACATTCTATGTGCTAATTGGATGGCGTGAATTGAGCAGTCAAAGCAAACGGGCACTGTATGCCTACTGTAAGGAATCCGTTGCAGATAGAATTTGCCATATTTCGAAACTTGCACATGACACCTATGCGAAGTTTCTTTCTGGTCAGTGTGTCGAGGTTATGATTCTTGGAACATTGATCTTTCTTTCGTTTTCTGTTGCAGGGATTCCATATGCGGGGCTAACAGCCGTTTTAACTGCCGCCTTTGCATTCGTTCCTTATATTGGAGGATTTCTCTCCTGCGCTTTCGGCATTTTATTTACTTTATTGGCGGCTCCGAACAAGGCGCTCCTATGCTTGATCGTCTATCAGGCAACTCAGTTTGTTGAAAATCAGTTCATCTATCCGCACGTCGTGGGAAACAGTGTAGGGCTATCCCCGTTCTGGACGTTGTTGGCGGTTTTGCTGGGCGGTAAACTGTTCGGTGTCCTTGGCATGATCTTCTTTATTCCGTTAATGGCTCTTGTATCTCAGCTTCTACACGAATCAATCGAACGGCGGCTGCATACCCGCAAACCGGAGCTGTCCAATGTACAAAGCAACTCAGACGAGAATACAGACATATCTCAATGATGTAGCAGGCGTTCGAATAGTTTGTGCGTTTATTGACGATAATCGTCTGGATGAACAGATCCGCCAGGCAGTTCTTTCATTGGAAACAAAATGGACAGAAAAAGAAATTGGTTTTCAGGTAGAATTGGAGGAAGTTAAATATACTGCGAATGAAGGACTTTTTATGCATATCTGGATAAATCTTTTAGATAATGCGATTAAGTTCAGCCCTTCAAAGGGGACAATTACGATGTTTCTGAAACAAGAACAGGATTCTGTTAAGTTCATTCTGGAAGATGAAGGACCAGGAATAGAGGATGATGTAAAATCCAGAATATTTGACAAGTTCTATCAGGTAGATGGATCTCATAAAGCAGAAGGAAATGGCCTAGGTCTTGCACTTGTAAAACGGATTGTAGATAGTGCCGGAGGAACAATCAAAGCAGAAAACCGTGAATATGGTGGATGCAGATTTGTTATAGAGCTGCCAAAGCAGAAAGATGAGATTATCTAGTTTTAAGATAAATTAGAAGATGGGAGTATTTATATGACATTTTATCAGGAGTTGCAGTTAAATCAGGCAGGTTCTAAAAACCTGTTGAAAAAGAGTGAAACACTAAAAGAAAAACTATATCATATGTGGGTATATCTGGTGAAGATAGCTGCTACAATGGCATTTTGTTTTTTCTTTGTTAGTATTTTCAGCATCCTATTTGGAAATGAGAACAGCATTGTAGGTGTAGTAGTCTTATTATGTCTCATGGTGTTTAGGAATGCGGATCTGGGGATCCACACCGGACAATCTACGATGCTTTTGGCTTTGTTCTTTGTAATTATGACTGTATGTCCGCATTTAGCAAATCAGTTTTCACCGGTATTGGGAATGCTGTTAAATATTGCGGCACTGGCTGTGTTGATTCTGTTCGGATGCCATAATCCATCCATGTTTAATCAATCTACATTGGTTCTTGGGTATCTGCTGCTATATGGTTATGATGTTACGGGAAAAAGCTATCAGATGCGATTAGTCGGAATGGCTTTAGGTGCAGCACTTACCTGCTTCGTATTTTATCGAAATCATAAAAACAGAACTTACAAAAGAAATCTGAAAGATCTGATACAAGAATTTGATATCACTTCTTCCAGAACAAAATGGCAGATATGTCAGATTTTATGCGTACCGATTGTCCTTTGCATTGCAGAACTTTGTAATATGCCACGTGCAATGTGGGCTGGTATTGCGGCCATGTCCGTGATTTTGCCGTCTATGGAAGATATGCACTACAGAGTCCGTAAAAGGATTGTCGGAAATATTGCAGGTGTTATATGTTTTACAGTATTATATTTTCTGCTTCCTTCGTCAATCTATGCATATATAGGAATTCTTGGTGGAATCGGTGTAGGATTTTCAGCACAATATGGCTGGCAGGCAGTATTTAACACATTTGGTGCTTTAGCCATTGCTGCAGAGACATATGGACTACAAGGAGCGGTTAGTCTTAGAGTGAGTCAAAATGTTTTTGGTGTTGTGTTTGCTTTAGCATTTTGTGTTATATTTTATTGGTTTATGCCTAAAAAAAAGGAAAGTGAGGTGACCGTACATGCAGAGTGAAGTGAATCAGAAAGAAAATTTGAATAGAATTATTACGGTTCCTAATCTTCTTTCTTTTTTCGGCTTTGTCTGATTCCGGTAATTATATGGAGTTATTGTGTAAAGAAAAATCCTCGAATGAATGCAGGGAAGTGACCGAAAAGTACCGCACAGGACGGAGTGCATATTTATGGCTCGGACAGTTGTTTATGAGATTGTTTGCAGGACTATTATAGCAGAAAGAAGAGATGTTCGATATGTGTACAGCAGCAACTTACAAAACAAAAGATTTTTATATGGGCAGAACGCTTGATTATGAATTTTCCTATGGGGAACAGATCACGATAACGCCAAGAAATTACGAATTTGATTTCCGGTTTGCCGGGAAGATAAAAAGCCATTATGCTTTGATCGGAATGGCATTTGTTGCAGGAGGTTATCCGCTTTATTATGATGCTGTTAATGAAAAAGGCCTTGGAATGGCAGGTCTTAATTTTGTCGGCAATGCGGCATATGAAGAAGCTTTGCCGGAAGATGAAACAGAAGTCAGCCAGGTGGCACAGTTCGAGTTCATCCCATGGATCCTTACACAGTGTGCTACTGTAGCAGAGGCGAGAGAGAAGCTGGCAGCAATGAGACTGACAGGCACAGCATTCAGTGAACAGCTGCCGACAGCACAGCTTCACTGGATCATTGCAGACAAAGACTCCTGTATCGTTGTTGAGTCTATGAAAGATGGGCTGCATGTATATGATAATCCGGTAGGAGTGCTTACCAATAATCCACCATTCCCGAGTCAGATGTTTGCACTGAATAATTATGCCGGAGTATCCAGAAAACAGCCGGAGAGTACTTTTGCAGGAGTATTACAGCTTGATGCATATAGCAGAGGAATGGGTGGAATGGGAATACCTGGAGATCTTTCCAGCCAGTCAAGATTTGTGAAAGTTGCCTTTACAAAATTAAATTCGATCTCCGGTGAAGAAGAGGATGAGAGTGTAAGCCAGTTCTTCCATATCTTAGGATCCGTAGATCAGCAGCGTGGATGCTGTGAGGTGACAGAAGGCAAATATGAGATCACGATATACACGTCCTGTTGTAATACAGCAAAAGGTATTTATTATTATACGACTTATGATAATCATCAGATCACAGCGGTTGACATGCATGCGGAAAATCTGGATTCAGATCAGCTGATCTGTTATCCGCTTCTGTCCAAGGGCGAAGTCAGATGGCAGAATAAATAATACGAAAATGCACGGAGAAA
This window harbors:
- a CDS encoding sensor histidine kinase, with the protein product MYKATQTRIQTYLNDVAGVRIVCAFIDDNRLDEQIRQAVLSLETKWTEKEIGFQVELEEVKYTANEGLFMHIWINLLDNAIKFSPSKGTITMFLKQEQDSVKFILEDEGPGIEDDVKSRIFDKFYQVDGSHKAEGNGLGLALVKRIVDSAGGTIKAENREYGGCRFVIELPKQKDEII
- a CDS encoding choloylglycine hydrolase — its product is MFDMCTAATYKTKDFYMGRTLDYEFSYGEQITITPRNYEFDFRFAGKIKSHYALIGMAFVAGGYPLYYDAVNEKGLGMAGLNFVGNAAYEEALPEDETEVSQVAQFEFIPWILTQCATVAEAREKLAAMRLTGTAFSEQLPTAQLHWIIADKDSCIVVESMKDGLHVYDNPVGVLTNNPPFPSQMFALNNYAGVSRKQPESTFAGVLQLDAYSRGMGGMGIPGDLSSQSRFVKVAFTKLNSISGEEEDESVSQFFHILGSVDQQRGCCEVTEGKYEITIYTSCCNTAKGIYYYTTYDNHQITAVDMHAENLDSDQLICYPLLSKGEVRWQNK